One window of the Actinomycetota bacterium genome contains the following:
- a CDS encoding helix-turn-helix domain-containing protein: MRNYMNTVHVAKTLGVNVQTVRHYIRKGELRAARVGKRYVVTQEDIDAFLERRKEKRALESLELTEKGREAVRRIRSDAERILLYLRECPGADAGEIASSLGMETAEVGRALRRLEERGQAFCEPNGEEIDRLRDPWYAGSRGG, encoded by the coding sequence TTGCGTAACTACATGAACACCGTGCACGTCGCCAAGACGCTGGGGGTCAACGTGCAGACGGTGCGGCACTATATCCGCAAGGGCGAACTGAGAGCGGCCAGGGTCGGCAAACGCTACGTAGTGACCCAGGAGGACATCGACGCCTTCTTGGAGAGGCGAAAGGAGAAGCGCGCCCTTGAGAGCCTGGAGCTGACCGAGAAAGGCAGAGAGGCGGTGCGCAGGATAAGGTCCGACGCCGAGAGGATCCTCCTCTACCTCAGGGAATGTCCCGGGGCCGACGCCGGCGAGATCGCCTCCTCCCTGGGCATGGAGACGGCGGAGGTCGGGAGGGCCCTGCGACGCCTGGAGGAAAGGGGTCAGGCCTTCTGCGAACCGAACGGGGAAGAGATCGACCGCCTGCGGGATCCCTGGTACGCGGGCTCCCGCGGCGGATAG